One Nocardia sp. BMG111209 DNA segment encodes these proteins:
- a CDS encoding dihydrodipicolinate synthase family protein yields the protein MKLEAVIPPLVTPLDAAGELDRRSLERLITRQLAAGVHGVFVGGSSGEVALLDTAQRRDLVATTVAVVAGAVPVLAGAVDTGTRRVVEQARQAADLGADAVVVTAPFYIQPHPDEVLAHFRRIHAAVDIPVIAYDIPAAVGTPLSPDLVTALAESETIVALKDSSGDLAKFREVLRRTDLPAFSGSELFADTAVELGAAGIVPGLGNVDPDGYVRLYRAARAGDTAAARAEQDRLAGLFRIVTVADRSRIGFTAGALGAFKAAMTLLGILDCAAVNPPLAPLSEAEIRSIAEILATHGLEPINRP from the coding sequence ATGAAGCTCGAGGCAGTGATACCACCGCTGGTCACTCCCCTGGACGCCGCCGGTGAGCTGGATCGGCGCTCGCTGGAACGACTGATCACCCGGCAACTGGCCGCCGGGGTGCACGGCGTATTCGTCGGCGGATCCAGCGGCGAGGTGGCGCTGCTGGACACCGCCCAGCGCCGGGACCTGGTCGCGACCACCGTCGCGGTGGTAGCCGGTGCGGTACCGGTGCTGGCCGGCGCGGTCGACACCGGCACCCGGCGCGTCGTCGAACAGGCCCGGCAGGCCGCCGACCTCGGCGCCGACGCGGTCGTGGTCACCGCCCCGTTCTACATCCAGCCGCATCCGGACGAGGTACTGGCGCACTTCCGCCGGATCCACGCGGCGGTGGACATCCCGGTGATCGCCTACGACATCCCTGCCGCGGTCGGCACCCCCCTGTCCCCGGACCTGGTCACCGCGCTCGCGGAGTCCGAAACGATTGTGGCACTGAAGGATTCGAGCGGCGACCTGGCCAAGTTCCGAGAAGTGCTGCGGCGCACCGACCTTCCCGCGTTCAGCGGATCGGAACTGTTCGCCGACACCGCCGTCGAACTCGGCGCCGCGGGCATCGTGCCGGGCCTGGGCAACGTCGACCCGGACGGCTACGTCCGGCTGTACCGGGCCGCACGCGCCGGTGACACCGCCGCCGCCCGCGCCGAACAGGACCGGCTGGCAGGCCTGTTCCGGATCGTCACGGTCGCCGACCGCTCCCGCATCGGCTTCACCGCAGGCGCACTGGGCGCCTTCAAGGCCGCCATGACACTCCTCGGCATCCTCGACTGCGCCGCCGTGAACCCACCCCTGGCACCGCTGTCCGAGGCCGAGATCCGTTCCATCGCCGAGATTCTCGCGACCCACGGCCTGGAACCGATCAACCGCCCCTGA
- a CDS encoding MFS transporter yields MTAPSPAAPRSFRTLSRAQRKGFYAAWLGYLLDGFDFVLITLVLTDIAGDFHLSLGKAATLVSAAFVSRWLGGLVLGAIADRYGRKPAMILAIVAFAVGSGLCGFSWNYWSLFVFRAIVGLGMAGEYGSSATYVMESWPRHMRNRATGFLLSAYPIGTVLAAQAYRLVVPAGGWRWLFYVGIVPVALTLYLRRALPEAAEWEREVAGRDRHTTTSVLFAPGRRVLNIVLAAVLSALLVVLFAKLSGSAAPYLSVLVIAGFVLFAVQLSGRQWPVTVAIMVTVFCAFLYSWPIQSLLPTYLKTVLGYHAGQVSDALTWAGLGYAAGSCLAGLLGDRLGTRRAYVLGLLISLIFVFPVFALPSGNVVLLWVLLFAMQATSQGISGLLPKYIGDHFPTRLRAAGLGFSYNVGALGGAVAPLAGTAIANRLGLGTALSVLAGALTVVVALIIGFDVPARIGRALGDRESPVPERIDE; encoded by the coding sequence ATGACTGCGCCGTCCCCTGCCGCACCCCGTTCGTTCCGCACCCTGAGCCGCGCGCAGCGCAAGGGCTTCTACGCCGCCTGGCTGGGTTATCTGCTCGACGGCTTCGATTTCGTCCTCATCACCCTGGTCCTCACCGATATCGCGGGCGACTTCCACCTGAGCCTCGGCAAGGCCGCCACGCTGGTCTCGGCCGCTTTCGTCTCGCGCTGGCTCGGTGGTCTGGTCCTGGGTGCGATCGCCGATCGGTACGGCCGGAAACCGGCGATGATCCTGGCGATCGTGGCCTTCGCGGTGGGCAGCGGACTGTGCGGATTCTCCTGGAACTACTGGTCGCTGTTCGTGTTCCGCGCGATCGTCGGCCTCGGGATGGCGGGCGAGTACGGGTCCAGCGCCACCTATGTCATGGAGTCCTGGCCACGCCACATGCGCAATCGGGCCACCGGATTCCTGCTGTCCGCCTACCCGATCGGCACGGTACTCGCCGCGCAGGCGTACCGGCTGGTGGTGCCCGCCGGGGGCTGGCGCTGGCTGTTCTATGTCGGGATCGTGCCCGTCGCGCTGACGCTGTACCTGCGCCGCGCGCTGCCCGAGGCGGCCGAATGGGAGCGCGAGGTCGCCGGGCGGGATCGGCACACGACCACCTCCGTACTGTTCGCGCCCGGTCGCCGGGTGCTCAACATCGTGCTGGCCGCGGTGCTGTCGGCGCTGCTGGTGGTGTTGTTCGCGAAGCTGTCCGGATCCGCGGCACCCTATCTGAGCGTGCTGGTCATCGCGGGATTCGTACTGTTCGCGGTGCAGTTGTCCGGCCGGCAGTGGCCGGTGACCGTCGCGATCATGGTCACGGTCTTCTGCGCCTTCCTGTATTCCTGGCCGATCCAGTCGCTGCTGCCGACCTATCTGAAAACCGTGCTGGGCTATCACGCCGGGCAGGTCTCCGACGCGCTGACCTGGGCGGGACTCGGTTACGCGGCCGGAAGTTGCCTCGCCGGACTGCTCGGCGACCGGCTGGGTACCCGGCGCGCCTACGTCCTGGGCCTGCTGATCTCGCTGATCTTCGTCTTCCCGGTGTTCGCGCTGCCGTCCGGCAACGTGGTGCTGCTGTGGGTGCTGCTGTTCGCGATGCAGGCCACCAGCCAGGGCATCTCCGGGCTGCTGCCCAAGTACATCGGCGACCACTTCCCCACCCGGTTGCGCGCGGCCGGGCTCGGATTCTCCTACAACGTCGGCGCGCTCGGCGGCGCGGTCGCACCGCTGGCCGGCACCGCGATCGCGAACCGCCTGGGCCTGGGCACCGCCCTCAGCGTGCTCGCCGGGGCGCTGACCGTGGTGGTCGCGCTGATCATCGGCTTCGACGTACCCGCCCGGATCGGCCGGGCGCTCGGCGATCGGGAGTCACCCGTCCCGGAAAGGATCGACGAATGA
- the dnaG gene encoding DNA primase, with the protein MAGRLPDRDIAAIRERVRIEDVVGEYVALKRAGADSIKGLCPFHDEKSPSFHVRPNHGVFHCFGCGEGGDVFAFLQKLEHIGFVEAVEQMADRIGYRINYEGGGTSVQRDRGTRSRLVAANAAAHEFYLSQLNEPEAAAARKYLTERNFDGDAARAFGCGFAPGGWDTLTKHLLRKGFEIKELEAAGLSKPGRHGPIDRFHRRLLWPIRNLGGEVIGFGARRLFDDDQITAKYINTSETVLYKKSQVLFGLDLAKRDIAKGHQAVVVEGYTDVMAMHLAGVKTAVASCGTAFGDEHLAVLRRLLLDDNFWRGEIIYTFDGDQAGQAAALKAFSGDQKLAGQTYIAVAPDGQDPCELRQRSGDGAVRDLVARRVPLYEFVIRGQLAEHDLDSPEGQVEALRRAVPVVSQIKDFALRKAYATKLAGWVGWDDIQQVVRRVGDEARRHRGGDDRSASGRTSAPARGTATVSEHPAARPAPADPVLLPQRQSLAAALQYPALSGPMFDSVDVEAYTHPAYVAVRTAIAAAGGTAVGLGGSEWVSRVADNTEDLTLQALVHELSAEPLPVKSIDDIQRFVTGVIARTQEAWVGRQVAELKSKLQRISSTEESEAYMALFGDVVALEQYRKSLRDQAMGNAS; encoded by the coding sequence TCAAGCGCGCGGGCGCCGACTCGATCAAGGGGCTGTGCCCCTTCCACGACGAGAAGTCCCCGTCGTTCCATGTGCGGCCGAATCACGGGGTGTTCCACTGCTTCGGCTGCGGTGAGGGCGGCGACGTGTTCGCCTTTCTGCAGAAGCTGGAACACATCGGATTCGTCGAGGCCGTCGAGCAGATGGCCGACCGCATCGGCTATCGGATCAACTACGAGGGCGGCGGCACCTCGGTCCAGCGCGACCGCGGCACCCGCTCCCGGCTGGTCGCGGCCAACGCCGCCGCGCACGAGTTCTATCTGTCGCAGCTGAACGAGCCGGAGGCCGCGGCGGCGCGAAAGTACCTGACGGAACGCAACTTCGACGGCGATGCCGCCCGCGCGTTCGGCTGCGGCTTCGCCCCCGGCGGCTGGGATACGCTCACGAAACACTTGCTGCGCAAGGGTTTCGAGATCAAGGAGCTGGAGGCCGCGGGCCTGTCGAAGCCGGGCCGGCACGGCCCGATCGACCGGTTCCACCGCCGATTGCTGTGGCCCATCCGCAATCTCGGCGGCGAGGTGATCGGCTTCGGTGCGCGCCGGCTGTTCGACGACGACCAGATCACCGCGAAGTACATCAACACCTCGGAAACGGTGCTGTACAAGAAGTCTCAGGTGCTGTTCGGCCTGGACCTGGCCAAACGCGATATCGCCAAGGGACATCAGGCGGTGGTCGTCGAGGGCTACACCGACGTGATGGCCATGCATCTGGCCGGCGTGAAGACGGCGGTCGCGTCCTGTGGCACCGCCTTCGGCGACGAACACCTCGCGGTACTGCGAAGGTTGTTGCTGGACGACAACTTCTGGCGCGGCGAGATCATCTACACCTTCGACGGCGACCAGGCCGGACAGGCCGCGGCCCTGAAGGCGTTCTCCGGCGACCAGAAACTGGCCGGGCAGACCTACATCGCGGTCGCCCCCGACGGCCAGGATCCGTGCGAGCTGCGCCAGCGCTCCGGCGACGGCGCGGTACGCGATCTGGTGGCCCGCCGAGTCCCGTTGTACGAGTTCGTGATTCGCGGCCAGCTCGCCGAACACGACCTGGATTCCCCCGAGGGTCAGGTCGAGGCCCTGCGCCGCGCGGTGCCGGTGGTCTCCCAGATCAAGGATTTCGCGCTGCGCAAGGCCTACGCCACCAAACTGGCCGGCTGGGTCGGCTGGGACGACATCCAGCAGGTGGTGCGCCGTGTCGGCGACGAGGCCCGCCGCCACCGCGGCGGTGACGACCGCTCCGCCTCGGGCCGCACCTCCGCCCCCGCGCGCGGCACCGCCACCGTCTCCGAACATCCCGCCGCTCGCCCGGCCCCCGCCGACCCGGTTCTGCTGCCGCAGCGGCAGTCCCTGGCCGCGGCCCTGCAATATCCGGCCCTGTCCGGCCCCATGTTCGACTCGGTCGACGTCGAGGCCTACACCCATCCCGCCTACGTGGCGGTTCGCACCGCGATCGCCGCCGCCGGTGGCACGGCCGTCGGACTCGGTGGCTCGGAATGGGTGTCGCGGGTGGCCGACAACACCGAGGACCTCACCCTCCAGGCCCTGGTCCACGAACTGTCCGCCGAACCGCTACCGGTCAAGTCGATCGACGACATCCAGCGCTTCGTGACCGGCGTGATCGCCCGCACCCAGGAAGCCTGGGTCGGCCGCCAGGTCGCGGAACTGAAGTCGAAGCTGCAACGCATCTCCTCCACCGAGGAGTCCGAGGCCTACATGGCCCTGTTCGGCGATGTGGTCGCACTGGAGCAATACCGCAAGAGCCTGCGCGACCAGGCCATGGGCAACGCCAGCTGA
- a CDS encoding FadR/GntR family transcriptional regulator: protein MERTVGERVSGARANQRALRESIKRLIVERGLGPGASLPTESELMKELGVSRHPLREAMKALEAVGIVDIRHGYGTYVGSGPLSGLEAGLAFRGALSVRGDYADIRNLLEVREVLEAGLVSRVLAARDRLDLSELSAAVTAMEAAAGQGDYAPEQDWRFHETLYRPLDNELVLDLIQVFWKVFNALDTELPGAAAAPEAIARWHRAILDAVRTGDEPALRVAVDEHFRGIRERLIEQPPA, encoded by the coding sequence GTGGAAAGGACAGTCGGCGAACGGGTTTCGGGTGCCCGCGCCAATCAGCGCGCGCTGCGCGAGTCGATCAAGCGGCTCATCGTCGAGCGCGGGCTCGGGCCGGGAGCGTCGCTGCCGACCGAATCCGAGCTCATGAAGGAGCTCGGGGTGTCGCGGCATCCGCTGCGCGAGGCGATGAAGGCGCTCGAGGCGGTGGGTATCGTCGACATCCGGCACGGCTACGGCACCTACGTCGGTTCCGGGCCGCTGTCCGGGCTGGAGGCGGGCCTGGCGTTCCGGGGCGCGCTGTCGGTGCGCGGCGACTACGCCGACATCCGCAATCTGCTCGAGGTGCGCGAGGTGCTGGAGGCTGGGCTGGTCTCCCGGGTGCTCGCCGCCCGCGACCGGCTCGACCTGTCCGAACTGTCCGCCGCGGTGACCGCGATGGAGGCGGCCGCCGGGCAAGGAGACTATGCGCCGGAACAGGATTGGCGTTTCCACGAAACCCTCTACCGGCCGCTGGACAACGAACTGGTGCTCGACCTCATCCAGGTGTTCTGGAAGGTGTTCAACGCGCTGGACACCGAATTGCCCGGCGCCGCGGCCGCTCCCGAGGCCATCGCGCGATGGCATCGCGCCATCCTGGACGCGGTCCGGACCGGCGACGAACCGGCCCTGCGTGTCGCGGTCGACGAGCATTTCCGGGGGATCCGCGAGCGTCTGATCGAGCAGCCGCCGGCCTGA
- a CDS encoding sigma-70 family RNA polymerase sigma factor encodes MSMDDSEAFEHHRPRLRAVAHRMLGSAADADDAVQETWLRLHRTGPAGIGNLGGWLTTVLSHICLDMLRNRSALREHPLGVHLPDRLSDPAAGPEEDALLTESTGQALLIVLDRLAPAERIAFVLHDLFAVPFDDIAAILDRTPNAARLLATRARRRVVGGSEGERPETAAQRAIVEAFLAAARGGDLDALLAVLDPEVAIAADETASPTGAPVRLRGAGLAARQAVAFARLSAGAEPILADGIPAALVTAAGGPYSVMLFTITGPLITGIEVVADPNRLRALQAALFPGALPEP; translated from the coding sequence ATGTCGATGGACGACAGCGAGGCGTTCGAACACCATCGTCCCCGGCTGCGCGCGGTGGCGCACCGCATGCTCGGCTCGGCGGCCGATGCCGACGACGCCGTCCAGGAGACCTGGCTGCGGCTGCATCGCACCGGCCCGGCCGGCATCGGCAACCTCGGCGGCTGGCTGACCACCGTCCTGTCCCACATCTGCCTGGACATGCTGCGCAACCGGTCGGCGCTGCGGGAACATCCACTCGGTGTGCATCTGCCGGACCGGCTCTCCGATCCGGCGGCCGGTCCCGAGGAGGATGCGCTGCTGACCGAGTCGACCGGGCAGGCCCTGCTGATCGTGCTGGACCGGCTGGCTCCGGCCGAGCGGATCGCATTCGTGCTGCACGACCTGTTCGCGGTGCCGTTCGACGATATCGCCGCGATCCTCGATCGGACACCGAACGCGGCGCGACTGCTGGCGACCCGGGCCCGGCGGCGGGTCGTCGGCGGATCCGAGGGCGAGCGGCCGGAAACCGCCGCACAGCGCGCGATCGTCGAGGCCTTTCTCGCCGCGGCCCGGGGCGGCGACCTCGACGCGCTGCTCGCGGTGCTCGATCCCGAGGTGGCGATCGCCGCCGACGAGACCGCCTCCCCCACCGGCGCGCCGGTCCGGCTGCGGGGTGCGGGCCTCGCCGCGCGGCAGGCCGTGGCATTCGCGCGGCTGTCCGCCGGCGCGGAGCCGATCCTCGCCGACGGCATCCCGGCCGCGCTGGTCACCGCGGCCGGTGGACCGTATTCGGTCATGCTGTTCACGATCACCGGACCGCTGATCACCGGCATCGAGGTGGTCGCGGACCCGAATCGGCTGCGGGCCCTCCAGGCGGCCCTGTTCCCCGGGGCGCTACCCGAACCGTGA